The proteins below are encoded in one region of Halalkalicoccus jeotgali B3:
- a CDS encoding phage tail tape measure protein: MVSNPFQEGLTVEIASDASNFDAGIAQATSVLDSFEAKVGAAGGALAALSAGGLAKAANSAADFDQAMTESLSVVGDVSAEMEEQMRSTARTVAQETTYSAQQAAEGYYYLASAGLEAEEQIAALPEVASFATAGNIEMAEASDYATDIMKAFGYEADELDTVMDTLTATFTNHNQTAQDMGTAMSYVAPVAEAAGMSIQETSAAIGMMGDAGIKGSKAGTSLRQAIASLQSPTSKQAELMNELGINATDSEGNLLGMTEIIRQLEQAGAGSAEVMELFGTQAGPGMQVLLSEGSAALDKNTQKIRESGGVTQEVAEKQLQTFNNQLQILKSRVEEVFIAMGQNLLPVMNGLVQIAIDAVGAFANINSSTNGLLGVVILLTGLVGGLAMAIGSAVNAGLTLTSVLLPLKTGLSVIGGVIGGLTLPLVALIGTIVALAAAWKTNFGGIRTQTMRVVKALRDALSPVLDLFGGKSVNILGMVKQAWNSFIAIAEPIFATLFTWFADKLIVGIEAFGNVLRVVIPAAIGLWNQLKSGVGGAINFIRNSVIAPFVEWFAPVFRKNVMPVIKEAQRTFKVWQEIATYVFDTIQKRVGAFIEWFSPYWNSWLGDTRQSFNTQMAGIRDLWDKYGDEIITIVNFLTDTVSGVFKGFFKVISTSAQSFFALLRGDWRTMLEVWLDLFKDIGGGIISFVEKWGGKLTGGIGDIVDAVVGWFEDLYEKLIGGSIVPDMFNDILGATKQFAKDFVNFYKGIFEDVISGMTSFATDATNKIDNIMDDVLGKITGVASDFKAAGGDLVESLADGISGAVGSATDAAGDVVGKIRDFLPGSDADTGPLSDLEASSLSLSQTLGEKMLDGTRFVERASQQLAQAATIDAQASTPSYDGSGYSLNQAVSSLTSEVEGLRRDVRRGSDKRVELDGKKVGSTVDKTMSRKTHQWEVSR; encoded by the coding sequence ATGGTCAGTAACCCGTTTCAGGAGGGCCTCACAGTAGAAATCGCGAGTGACGCTTCGAATTTCGACGCAGGGATTGCTCAGGCTACATCAGTTCTAGACTCGTTTGAGGCGAAAGTCGGAGCAGCCGGAGGCGCTTTAGCCGCCTTATCTGCAGGCGGATTAGCAAAAGCAGCTAATTCGGCTGCAGATTTCGATCAAGCGATGACCGAGTCGTTGTCGGTTGTCGGCGATGTGAGCGCTGAAATGGAAGAGCAGATGAGGTCTACTGCTCGGACTGTAGCTCAAGAGACTACGTATTCTGCACAACAGGCAGCAGAAGGGTACTACTATCTCGCATCTGCCGGTCTTGAAGCCGAAGAACAAATCGCTGCACTCCCTGAAGTCGCTAGTTTCGCGACTGCCGGTAACATCGAGATGGCAGAAGCATCTGATTACGCAACTGACATCATGAAGGCGTTCGGCTATGAAGCCGATGAGCTTGATACTGTGATGGATACCTTGACTGCGACGTTTACAAATCACAATCAGACGGCGCAGGATATGGGTACTGCGATGTCGTATGTCGCGCCAGTTGCTGAAGCTGCAGGGATGTCGATCCAAGAAACTAGTGCTGCCATCGGGATGATGGGTGATGCTGGTATCAAAGGCTCGAAAGCTGGTACATCACTACGTCAAGCGATTGCCAGTCTTCAGAGTCCGACGTCGAAACAAGCTGAGTTGATGAACGAACTCGGCATTAACGCGACTGATTCTGAAGGTAATCTCCTGGGTATGACGGAGATCATTCGGCAACTGGAACAGGCTGGTGCCGGCTCAGCGGAGGTCATGGAGTTGTTCGGTACCCAAGCTGGTCCTGGGATGCAAGTCCTACTGAGTGAAGGCTCAGCCGCTCTCGACAAAAATACTCAGAAGATCCGTGAATCTGGTGGCGTTACTCAAGAAGTCGCCGAGAAACAGCTTCAAACATTCAACAACCAGTTACAGATCCTGAAATCGAGGGTTGAGGAGGTCTTCATCGCGATGGGTCAAAATCTCCTACCTGTGATGAATGGTCTGGTCCAGATAGCTATTGATGCAGTCGGTGCATTCGCAAATATTAATTCATCGACAAACGGCCTGTTAGGAGTAGTCATTCTTCTTACTGGTCTAGTCGGTGGCTTGGCAATGGCAATCGGTTCAGCAGTGAATGCGGGCCTGACGCTCACGTCAGTACTCCTACCGTTGAAAACTGGACTATCAGTGATCGGAGGCGTCATTGGTGGTTTGACACTTCCGCTAGTAGCACTCATTGGCACAATAGTGGCATTAGCAGCCGCTTGGAAAACGAACTTCGGCGGTATTCGTACTCAAACAATGCGCGTCGTCAAAGCATTGCGCGACGCTCTCTCACCTGTACTTGATCTCTTCGGTGGCAAATCGGTCAACATTCTTGGAATGGTCAAACAGGCCTGGAATTCATTCATTGCGATCGCGGAACCGATCTTCGCGACATTATTCACATGGTTTGCCGACAAGCTCATTGTAGGGATTGAGGCATTCGGAAATGTCCTACGTGTCGTGATTCCAGCTGCGATTGGCCTCTGGAATCAGTTGAAGTCAGGAGTCGGTGGAGCAATCAACTTCATTCGAAATTCGGTCATAGCTCCCTTTGTTGAGTGGTTCGCACCGGTCTTCAGGAAAAACGTCATGCCTGTGATCAAAGAAGCACAGAGGACGTTCAAAGTCTGGCAAGAAATCGCCACATACGTCTTCGATACTATCCAGAAACGTGTCGGAGCGTTCATCGAATGGTTCAGTCCTTACTGGAACTCATGGCTTGGTGACACACGCCAAAGCTTCAATACTCAGATGGCCGGCATCAGAGATCTTTGGGACAAGTACGGTGACGAGATCATTACGATCGTAAACTTCCTCACTGACACTGTCTCTGGCGTGTTCAAGGGCTTCTTCAAAGTCATTAGTACTTCAGCACAGTCGTTCTTCGCACTACTTCGCGGCGACTGGCGAACAATGCTTGAGGTGTGGCTTGACTTGTTCAAGGACATCGGAGGCGGTATCATCAGCTTCGTTGAGAAGTGGGGCGGTAAGCTCACTGGCGGGATCGGTGATATCGTCGATGCTGTCGTTGGCTGGTTCGAAGATCTCTACGAGAAGCTCATCGGTGGCTCAATCGTCCCGGACATGTTCAATGACATCCTTGGCGCGACGAAACAGTTCGCTAAGGACTTCGTGAACTTCTACAAAGGCATCTTCGAAGACGTCATCTCTGGAATGACGAGCTTCGCTACGGACGCTACGAACAAGATTGACAACATTATGGACGATGTTCTTGGTAAAATCACAGGTGTTGCAAGTGACTTCAAGGCCGCTGGAGGTGATCTCGTTGAATCACTGGCAGATGGTATTTCTGGAGCAGTTGGTTCAGCAACAGATGCAGCCGGTGATGTAGTTGGTAAGATCAGGGATTTCCTCCCTGGCTCAGACGCAGATACTGGTCCATTGTCGGATCTTGAGGCAAGCTCGCTCAGTCTCTCTCAGACGCTTGGCGAAAAGATGCTTGATGGCACACGGTTTGTCGAAAGAGCTTCTCAACAGCTCGCACAAGCTGCTACGATCGACGCTCAGGCTTCTACACCGAGCTATGACGGATCCGGTTACTCACTCAACCAAGCTGTCTCATCTCTCACGAGTGAGGTCGAAGGGCTTCGTCGAGATGTCCGGCGCGGAAGCGACAAACGAGTCGAACTTGACGGCAAAAAGGTCGGGTCGACTGTTGACAAAACGATGAGCAGGAAGACACACCAGTGGGAGGTATCACGATGA